One window from the genome of Treponema sp. OMZ 838 encodes:
- the hisS gene encoding histidine--tRNA ligase: MSELIQPKVLKGFRDFLPRDEIRRALLIETVTNVFRNAGFVPIDTPALEYSEVLLRKSNGETEKQVFRFNDNGGRDIALRFDLTVPFARFIAEHYSELYFPFKRYHIAKVWRGEKPQAGRYREFIQCDFDSVGSDCAYTDFEILKVMYSALKALGVTNFRIHISHRGIFNRFLDRLDLKDKSEDILRIVDKLAKIGKEEVIEQLAEIAGAEKAEKIVQYSSGLSAGSDFETILAHIEALAGGAAPDTGRLRDVYQLLYDAGIADSFILDPSITRGLDYYTGIVYETFLTDLPQLGSVCSGGRYDNLTGLYMKDTVSGVGASIGLDRLLAGLEQLGIGSKEAGFIDAIVFYEKGNAIRLNSAAATYLEQCGCRVEVFPEPKKIQQQYGYAEKKGIDWGLFIEPLPEGSDSNSEPNNLSVSPASQNCAEMSVRLKHLPTRTETTLLLKDVPAALKGGKQ; this comes from the coding sequence ATGAGTGAATTGATACAACCGAAAGTTCTTAAAGGGTTTAGAGATTTTTTGCCGCGCGATGAAATACGGCGGGCTCTTTTAATCGAAACCGTTACTAATGTATTTAGAAATGCAGGGTTTGTGCCCATCGACACCCCTGCTTTGGAATATTCCGAAGTGCTATTGCGCAAAAGCAATGGGGAAACCGAAAAGCAAGTATTCCGTTTTAACGATAACGGCGGCCGGGACATTGCGCTTCGTTTTGACCTGACCGTTCCCTTTGCCCGCTTTATTGCGGAGCACTACAGCGAATTATATTTTCCGTTTAAGCGATATCATATTGCAAAAGTCTGGCGCGGCGAAAAACCGCAGGCGGGGCGTTACCGCGAATTTATTCAATGTGATTTTGACAGCGTCGGTTCGGACTGTGCCTATACCGATTTTGAGATCCTAAAAGTTATGTATAGTGCTCTCAAAGCGCTCGGCGTTACAAACTTCCGTATTCATATTTCGCACCGCGGCATATTCAATCGGTTTTTGGACAGGCTGGATCTAAAGGATAAAAGCGAAGACATTCTCCGCATTGTCGATAAATTGGCAAAAATCGGCAAAGAGGAGGTAATCGAACAACTCGCGGAAATTGCCGGAGCTGAAAAGGCTGAAAAAATCGTGCAATACAGCAGCGGCCTTTCAGCAGGCAGCGATTTTGAAACAATCCTTGCGCACATAGAAGCGCTTGCAGGAGGCGCCGCCCCCGATACTGGCCGGTTGCGGGACGTATATCAGCTCCTATACGACGCAGGTATCGCGGACAGCTTCATACTTGACCCCTCCATTACACGCGGTCTTGACTACTACACCGGCATTGTGTACGAAACCTTTTTAACCGACCTTCCGCAGCTCGGCTCGGTTTGTTCCGGCGGCCGCTACGACAATTTAACGGGACTCTACATGAAGGATACGGTGAGCGGGGTCGGCGCTTCGATCGGACTTGACCGTCTCCTCGCAGGATTGGAGCAGCTCGGTATCGGATCCAAAGAGGCCGGTTTTATCGACGCAATCGTATTTTACGAGAAAGGTAACGCCATCCGCCTGAACAGTGCAGCGGCGACTTATCTGGAACAATGCGGCTGCCGTGTAGAAGTATTCCCCGAACCTAAGAAGATACAGCAGCAGTACGGCTATGCCGAAAAGAAAGGCATCGACTGGGGGCTTTTTATCGAGCCGCTGCCGGAAGGTTCCGATAGCAACAGCGAACCGAACAATCTCTCCGTTTCTCCGGCATCGCAGAACTGTGCCGAAATGTCGGTGCGCCTTAAACACCTGCCGACCCGGACGGAAACCACCCTATTATTAAAAGATGTTCCGGCAGCTCTGAAAGGCGGTAAACAATGA
- a CDS encoding 6-phosphofructokinase, which produces MTTHKRLGILTSGGDAPGLNAAIRALARTAMNRYGMEVVGIEQGYRGLIENKYHILTEQDLSGILARGGTILGASREKPFKDRGWRNADGSGAVDCIKKNYKDLRLDCLAVLGGNGSQTTADMLVDEGLNIIGIPKTIDNDIVHNDMSFGFHTALDIATDAIDRLHTTAASHNRIMVIEIMGHKAGWLALYAGIAGGSDVIIIPEIPYRIEAIAEHLQERRRKGKNFSVVAVAEGAVSFSEKDMNKKALKEARKSMVGSIGYRVAGEIEAATGADARVTVLGYLQRGGTPSGYDRILATRFGAAAAEFAAEERYGVMTALQQGVITAVPLSKVADKVKKVPEDHPMIRAAWDVGTCFAG; this is translated from the coding sequence ATGACTACACATAAACGCCTCGGCATTTTAACATCGGGGGGCGATGCTCCCGGATTAAACGCTGCTATCAGAGCTTTAGCTCGGACAGCGATGAACCGTTACGGAATGGAAGTGGTCGGTATTGAGCAAGGATACCGCGGACTCATCGAAAATAAGTACCATATATTGACGGAGCAAGATCTTTCCGGCATCCTCGCGCGCGGGGGGACGATCTTGGGTGCTTCCCGTGAAAAACCGTTTAAAGACCGCGGCTGGCGTAATGCGGACGGCAGCGGGGCGGTGGACTGTATCAAAAAAAACTACAAAGACTTACGTTTAGACTGTCTTGCCGTTCTTGGCGGTAATGGGTCGCAGACTACTGCCGATATGCTCGTAGATGAAGGGCTGAACATCATCGGTATTCCGAAAACCATCGACAACGATATTGTGCATAATGATATGAGCTTCGGCTTCCACACCGCGCTTGATATTGCAACGGATGCGATCGACCGGCTGCATACGACGGCGGCAAGTCATAACCGTATTATGGTGATAGAAATTATGGGGCATAAGGCGGGATGGCTTGCGCTCTACGCGGGTATTGCCGGCGGCAGCGATGTCATTATCATCCCGGAAATCCCCTATCGGATTGAAGCAATAGCCGAGCACTTACAGGAACGCCGTAGAAAAGGAAAAAACTTTTCAGTTGTTGCAGTCGCTGAAGGCGCCGTATCGTTTAGCGAAAAGGATATGAACAAAAAAGCTTTAAAGGAAGCGCGTAAATCTATGGTCGGTTCAATCGGCTATCGGGTTGCAGGGGAGATAGAAGCGGCTACCGGCGCCGATGCACGGGTGACGGTGCTCGGCTATTTACAGCGCGGCGGTACTCCTTCAGGTTATGACCGTATATTGGCGACGCGCTTCGGCGCTGCTGCTGCCGAGTTCGCCGCGGAGGAACGATACGGGGTTATGACAGCTCTGCAACAGGGTGTTATCACTGCCGTACCGCTCAGTAAGGTCGCCGATAAGGTTAAAAAAGTACCGGAAGACCACCCGATGATTCGTGCCGCGTGGGATGTCGGCACCTGTTTTGCCGGTTAA
- a CDS encoding diguanylate cyclase: protein MKYFITFVSILFLMAGLVFCTDLTPLSFYTEPALFPFNAVVGIVEDSHECLYFATHSGLIKYNGITTQKYEHLPFDNTTMRSSQIQTMYMDTDDVLWLGTYNGLERFDIKSGTINHFPVSDDVITAIFRDSKRHLWVGTINGLYFCRDGSCKNFIPFNNHQYNSFIGNNTIRSISEDSRGIIYASTYDGVWQYNESEGSFEPCSLIPEGCPGKNGVVYHFIEDTNGVYWLSVWGVGLVRITPGKNSYEVYSLPDARIYTLYNNFITNEYIAAGTWGGGIYIINKRTKEVIPYKANPNMVGSLTNNVIYSFFINKYNMLFVGTADALNIADLSRQSGDIAVPLYTETAGNNKKLSHLDDTIACLASSDNCIWAASNNILVRYNFNEREPEEFPVTMGKNEVNGAIIYSISVVNDTKAWIGTNKGLFFFDSTTASFTPISLYNNRISDTSSFLVHSLYQDSDDTLWIGTYGAGLIHFSPENGILEQYRHSDAPRSLSNDIVFFINRDSRGTLWIGTNKGLCRYIPETEDFTSYLYNVNKPTGISSNRVDSFCEDLEGTLWFGTNDGGICRFDPKTELFHTYTKDVGLSSNQIIGITDADDGFLWIAGLKYLNLFDIAHETAQAYNIANIRQYGYFSCPPIALKNKGLFFFGTDKGILKISQEKLYAFRLQFVPIKIRALTADGQPVNLYTKKQPLTFDYKTNDIKISFAAPYSSRHKKPVYAYKLTGIDKDWIVSSDRNYVRYTHLPPGSYTFSVKNAAEGKNIVHDSISFTIRQSFLISPVMIWFYIVVVSIMVFLAYKIHKLYWLQRYADLLEEKQLVLIQDNFTLKELSLLDHLTGIGNRRYIDMLGLKIWQMAMEHKTSIAVMMFDIDFFKNYNDRFGHQAGDELLHLIGADLKKRIRTETDLIGRYGGEEFLIVMYNLLPEKAMHIAEGIRKTIATMHERHAKEMVGEATISIGVFAGEPTEKDTFEHMIHKADCALYRAKQTGRNKVVFYDTTMEQLISCN from the coding sequence ATGAAATATTTTATTACATTCGTTAGCATACTTTTTTTAATGGCCGGTCTGGTATTTTGTACGGATTTAACACCGCTCTCATTTTATACCGAACCGGCTTTATTCCCCTTTAATGCAGTAGTAGGTATTGTAGAAGACAGTCATGAGTGTCTGTACTTTGCTACCCATTCGGGACTCATTAAATATAACGGAATTACCACCCAAAAATATGAGCATCTCCCTTTTGATAATACGACCATGCGTTCAAGTCAGATTCAAACCATGTATATGGACACTGATGATGTGCTGTGGCTCGGTACCTATAACGGATTAGAGCGTTTCGATATCAAAAGCGGCACGATCAATCATTTTCCTGTCAGCGATGATGTGATTACAGCGATTTTCCGCGATTCAAAACGGCACCTATGGGTAGGAACGATCAATGGATTATACTTTTGCCGTGACGGAAGCTGTAAAAACTTTATTCCTTTTAATAACCATCAATATAATTCTTTTATCGGGAACAATACCATCAGATCAATCAGCGAAGATTCCCGCGGCATCATCTACGCCTCAACGTATGACGGGGTATGGCAATACAATGAATCGGAAGGGTCTTTTGAACCGTGCAGTCTTATACCTGAAGGATGCCCCGGAAAAAACGGTGTTGTATACCACTTCATAGAAGATACCAACGGCGTATACTGGCTTTCCGTCTGGGGTGTAGGGCTTGTCCGTATTACGCCCGGCAAAAACAGTTATGAAGTATATTCGCTGCCGGATGCACGGATATATACGCTCTATAATAATTTTATCACCAATGAGTACATTGCCGCAGGAACGTGGGGCGGCGGTATATACATCATCAATAAAAGAACAAAGGAAGTCATTCCATATAAAGCCAATCCGAATATGGTGGGGTCTTTAACCAATAATGTCATATATTCATTCTTTATCAATAAATATAATATGTTGTTTGTCGGAACGGCGGATGCGCTAAACATAGCAGATTTAAGCCGCCAGTCGGGCGACATCGCAGTACCGCTCTATACCGAAACTGCCGGAAACAACAAGAAATTATCGCATCTTGATGACACTATTGCCTGTTTAGCCTCCAGTGATAACTGCATTTGGGCGGCTTCAAATAATATCCTTGTACGCTATAACTTTAATGAGCGTGAGCCGGAAGAGTTTCCGGTCACAATGGGGAAAAATGAGGTGAACGGCGCGATCATTTATTCCATCAGCGTTGTAAACGATACGAAAGCCTGGATCGGTACCAACAAAGGTTTATTTTTCTTTGATTCAACTACTGCTTCATTTACGCCTATTTCATTATATAACAACAGAATATCCGATACCTCAAGTTTTTTAGTACACTCTCTCTATCAAGATTCAGATGATACTCTCTGGATAGGCACGTATGGTGCAGGTCTTATCCATTTTTCCCCAGAAAACGGTATTCTAGAGCAGTATCGTCATTCCGATGCCCCGCGCTCGTTAAGTAACGACATTGTCTTTTTTATCAATCGGGACAGCCGCGGTACACTGTGGATTGGAACAAATAAAGGCTTATGCCGGTACATTCCCGAAACAGAGGATTTTACTTCATATTTATATAATGTAAATAAACCGACGGGAATTTCCTCCAACCGTGTCGATTCTTTTTGCGAAGATTTGGAGGGGACACTATGGTTTGGTACAAACGATGGCGGTATCTGCCGCTTTGACCCCAAAACAGAACTCTTCCATACCTATACAAAGGATGTCGGCCTCTCCTCCAATCAGATCATCGGCATAACCGATGCGGATGACGGCTTTTTATGGATAGCGGGACTCAAATATTTAAATTTATTCGATATAGCACACGAAACAGCCCAAGCATATAATATCGCCAACATACGCCAATATGGTTATTTTTCCTGCCCCCCTATCGCTTTAAAAAATAAAGGATTATTTTTCTTTGGTACCGATAAGGGAATATTAAAGATATCTCAAGAAAAGCTCTATGCCTTCCGGCTTCAATTTGTACCTATTAAAATACGGGCACTTACCGCAGACGGACAACCGGTTAATCTTTATACAAAAAAACAGCCGCTCACATTCGACTACAAAACCAATGATATTAAAATTTCATTTGCAGCGCCCTACTCTTCCCGGCACAAAAAGCCGGTTTACGCATATAAATTAACCGGTATTGATAAAGACTGGATCGTTTCATCAGACCGAAACTATGTACGATATACACACTTACCACCCGGATCGTATACGTTCTCAGTAAAAAATGCAGCCGAGGGGAAGAATATCGTACACGACAGTATCTCGTTCACGATACGGCAAAGTTTCCTTATCTCCCCCGTTATGATTTGGTTTTATATCGTAGTAGTCTCGATTATGGTTTTCTTAGCCTACAAAATCCATAAGCTCTATTGGTTGCAGCGGTATGCAGATCTGCTTGAAGAAAAACAGCTGGTATTGATACAAGACAACTTTACTCTTAAAGAGCTTTCCCTGCTCGATCACTTAACCGGAATAGGCAACCGTCGGTATATCGATATGCTCGGCTTAAAAATATGGCAAATGGCGATGGAGCATAAGACATCGATAGCAGTCATGATGTTCGATATCGACTTCTTTAAAAATTATAACGACCGCTTCGGTCATCAGGCAGGTGATGAACTGCTGCATTTAATCGGCGCTGATTTAAAAAAGCGCATTAGAACGGAAACAGACTTAATAGGTCGATACGGCGGTGAAGAATTTTTGATTGTAATGTATAATTTGCTTCCCGAAAAAGCGATGCATATTGCGGAAGGAATCCGAAAAACGATAGCAACAATGCATGAGCGGCACGCTAAAGAGATGGTAGGAGAAGCAACTATCAGTATCGGAGTTTTTGCAGGAGAACCTACCGAAAAAGACACCTTTGAACACATGATCCATAAAGCGGACTGTGCGCTCTACCGTGCAAAACAGACCGGAAGAAATAAAGTGGTATTTTACGACACAACAATGGAACAGCTAATCAGCTGTAACTAA
- the serS gene encoding serine--tRNA ligase codes for MLDYRFIKNNLEAVKQNIINRAMHADAEAAVRLFDERTEMVTALQGLQAKRNENSLAMKKAKDAAERNALIETGKAIKAEIAAAETALKEKEAALDAAMMQIPNMAHPDAPVGKEDTENCEVKQVGTVPQFDFEPKDHVQLAEALDLIDFDAATKVSGVKFYYLKNEAVFLEQALVLYGLNILRKHGFTPFITPDVAKEEILRGIGFNPRGSESNVYTIEDEGTCLVATAEITLGGYHSDEILEKAKLPLMYCGLSHCFRREAGAAGQFSKGLYRVHQFTKLEMFVYCTPEESDAIHEKLRLIEEEIFTGLGIAFRVVDTCTGDLGAPAYRKWDLEAWMPGRNGGEWGEVTSTSNCTDYQARRLNVRFKDDDGKNKYVHMLNGTAIAVSRALVAIIENYQQKDGSIKIPEALVPYCGFDVIKKR; via the coding sequence ATGCTTGACTATCGATTTATCAAAAATAATTTGGAAGCGGTTAAACAAAATATTATTAACCGCGCTATGCATGCCGATGCAGAGGCTGCCGTCCGCCTCTTTGACGAACGGACTGAGATGGTAACTGCGCTGCAAGGGTTACAGGCAAAACGGAATGAAAACTCTCTTGCAATGAAGAAAGCAAAGGATGCTGCAGAGCGTAACGCGCTTATCGAAACCGGTAAGGCGATTAAAGCTGAAATTGCGGCTGCAGAAACAGCATTAAAAGAAAAAGAAGCGGCACTTGATGCTGCAATGATGCAGATTCCGAACATGGCGCACCCTGATGCTCCTGTCGGCAAAGAAGATACGGAAAACTGCGAAGTAAAACAGGTTGGTACCGTTCCTCAGTTTGATTTTGAGCCGAAAGACCATGTCCAGCTTGCGGAAGCACTCGATTTAATCGACTTTGATGCCGCAACAAAGGTTTCCGGCGTAAAATTCTACTATCTTAAAAATGAAGCGGTATTCCTGGAGCAAGCGCTGGTATTGTACGGTCTGAATATCCTTCGCAAACACGGCTTTACTCCGTTTATTACCCCGGATGTCGCAAAAGAAGAAATTCTCCGTGGTATCGGCTTTAATCCGCGCGGAAGCGAGTCAAATGTCTATACTATAGAAGATGAAGGCACCTGCCTTGTCGCCACGGCGGAAATTACCCTCGGCGGATATCACTCGGACGAAATACTTGAAAAAGCAAAGCTCCCGTTGATGTATTGCGGCCTTTCGCACTGCTTCCGGCGCGAAGCGGGAGCGGCAGGTCAGTTCTCTAAGGGACTGTACCGTGTGCATCAGTTCACCAAGTTGGAGATGTTCGTATACTGCACCCCCGAAGAATCCGATGCAATCCACGAAAAACTCCGCCTTATCGAAGAGGAAATCTTCACCGGTTTAGGCATTGCGTTCCGCGTTGTCGATACCTGCACCGGCGACCTCGGTGCTCCCGCCTACCGTAAATGGGACCTGGAAGCATGGATGCCCGGACGCAACGGCGGGGAATGGGGAGAAGTTACCTCTACCTCGAACTGTACCGACTATCAGGCACGCCGCCTCAATGTACGGTTTAAAGACGATGACGGAAAAAATAAATACGTGCACATGCTGAACGGTACGGCAATTGCCGTATCCCGCGCGCTTGTCGCTATTATCGAAAACTACCAGCAGAAGGACGGCAGTATCAAAATCCCTGAAGCGCTGGTTCCCTATTGCGGTTTTGATGTCATCAAAAAGAGATAA
- the secG gene encoding preprotein translocase subunit SecG yields MSGVSIALLVFFIIVAFLIVGLVLLQNEEGDSLGGLFSGGSNSAFGSRSGNVLTRATYTLITLFFVVTFFLAWLNKSPGDSGLQQDAQIQQAETATEWWKETSSDANGAGNTENTETAPQSSEETAAENTSH; encoded by the coding sequence ATGAGCGGAGTAAGTATCGCGTTATTGGTATTTTTCATTATAGTTGCATTTTTGATTGTCGGACTGGTATTATTACAGAATGAAGAAGGCGACAGCTTAGGTGGCCTTTTTTCAGGCGGATCGAATTCGGCGTTTGGTTCGCGTTCCGGTAACGTACTGACAAGAGCAACCTATACACTGATAACGCTCTTTTTTGTTGTTACGTTTTTCCTTGCATGGCTGAATAAAAGCCCCGGTGACTCCGGTTTGCAGCAGGATGCTCAAATTCAGCAAGCGGAAACGGCAACCGAATGGTGGAAAGAGACATCATCCGATGCTAATGGAGCCGGCAATACGGAGAATACCGAAACGGCGCCTCAATCTTCCGAGGAAACTGCTGCCGAAAATACATCTCATTAA
- the fusA gene encoding elongation factor G → MLNTMRNIGIMAHIDAGKTTTTERILFYTGKIHRIGEIDDGAAAMDWMQQEQDRGITIQSAATTTYWRDHQINIIDTPGHVDFTAEVERSLRVLDGAVAVLCAVGWVQPQTETVWRQADHYHVPRICFVNKMDRIGADFFAAMEDVKEKFGCTVMPLEIPIGSAESFEGVIDLITMEEIRWDAETEGEKFTRSPLSDQYRAEAEKYREKMLDVVSAYSDTVTELMLEGEPIPADLIKKEIRTAVLKRQYIPFLCGSSRRNTGIQPLIDAIVDYLPAPDEVAPAEGIQLKKETPVSVPCKSDGVPLGLVFKIQYDREAGALCYVRMYSGKIKAGDQVYNVGKKKRERIGRILRMHSNKSEPMDSVEAGDIAVFVGLKLAQTGDTLGSEGMPILLESMQFPEPVISVAIEPKSLSESDKLKETLAILSREDPTFISREDAETGQLIISGMGELHLDVLTTRMLQDFKVEARIGKPQVTYRESVTQTVEHTERFSKVLAGKEQTAQLTLRIEPLERGSGNSFKNTVKVSTGGTPQAHSLPEDIVEAVEHAIRGAFNSGIQYGYPCVDIGVTLIDAQYDELTATTFAFEAAAAMGFDEACQKAAPELLEPVMNVDILCPKEFVGDAMSQMTQRGGMVLGMDSKPNIDVVHAQAPMAKLFGFSTDLRSVTQGRASFTMSFSHFEIKKGGLGS, encoded by the coding sequence GTGCTTAACACTATGCGAAATATCGGCATTATGGCGCATATCGATGCCGGAAAAACAACAACAACCGAACGTATTCTTTTTTATACCGGAAAAATTCACCGTATCGGAGAAATTGATGACGGAGCGGCGGCAATGGACTGGATGCAGCAGGAACAAGATCGGGGTATCACCATTCAAAGTGCTGCAACGACAACCTATTGGCGTGATCATCAAATCAATATTATCGACACACCCGGACACGTTGACTTTACCGCCGAGGTAGAACGCTCACTGCGCGTACTCGACGGCGCGGTTGCCGTACTCTGTGCGGTAGGCTGGGTGCAACCGCAGACGGAAACGGTGTGGCGGCAGGCGGATCACTACCACGTACCGCGCATCTGTTTTGTAAACAAGATGGATAGAATCGGCGCCGATTTTTTTGCGGCGATGGAGGATGTCAAAGAGAAATTCGGCTGCACGGTAATGCCGCTTGAAATTCCCATCGGCAGTGCAGAAAGTTTTGAAGGCGTTATCGACCTTATAACAATGGAAGAAATCCGCTGGGATGCGGAAACCGAAGGGGAAAAATTCACCCGCAGCCCGCTTTCCGACCAATACCGTGCGGAGGCGGAAAAATACCGCGAAAAAATGCTGGATGTTGTTTCCGCCTACTCCGATACGGTAACGGAGTTGATGCTTGAAGGAGAACCCATTCCGGCAGACTTGATTAAAAAAGAAATCCGTACCGCGGTACTCAAACGGCAGTATATTCCGTTTTTGTGCGGATCTTCACGGCGCAATACCGGTATTCAGCCGCTCATCGATGCTATCGTAGACTATCTCCCTGCTCCCGATGAAGTTGCACCTGCCGAAGGAATTCAGCTGAAAAAAGAAACGCCTGTTTCCGTTCCCTGCAAAAGCGACGGCGTGCCGCTCGGCTTGGTCTTTAAGATTCAATATGACCGAGAAGCGGGCGCGCTCTGTTATGTCCGCATGTATTCGGGAAAAATAAAGGCAGGCGATCAGGTATATAATGTTGGCAAGAAAAAACGTGAGCGGATCGGCCGTATCCTGCGGATGCACTCCAATAAGTCCGAACCGATGGACAGCGTGGAAGCGGGCGATATTGCCGTATTTGTCGGGCTCAAATTGGCACAAACGGGCGACACACTCGGCAGTGAGGGAATGCCGATACTCCTTGAATCCATGCAGTTCCCCGAACCGGTTATCTCCGTAGCAATCGAACCGAAAAGTCTTTCGGAAAGTGATAAACTCAAAGAAACACTCGCGATTCTATCACGGGAAGATCCTACCTTTATAAGCCGTGAGGATGCGGAAACGGGACAGCTCATTATCTCAGGTATGGGCGAGCTGCATTTGGATGTTCTTACAACCCGTATGCTGCAGGATTTTAAGGTGGAAGCCCGTATCGGCAAGCCGCAGGTAACCTACCGCGAATCCGTTACACAAACGGTAGAACACACCGAGCGGTTCAGCAAGGTGCTCGCCGGCAAAGAACAGACAGCACAGCTCACACTCCGTATCGAACCGCTTGAACGAGGTTCGGGAAACAGCTTTAAGAACACGGTTAAGGTTTCTACGGGAGGCACTCCGCAGGCGCATTCCCTGCCTGAAGATATTGTCGAGGCGGTGGAACACGCGATTCGCGGCGCCTTTAATTCGGGTATTCAATACGGCTATCCGTGCGTAGACATCGGCGTAACCCTCATCGATGCCCAATACGACGAGCTGACTGCGACAACCTTCGCGTTTGAAGCCGCCGCTGCGATGGGCTTTGACGAGGCGTGCCAAAAAGCCGCCCCCGAACTGCTTGAGCCGGTAATGAATGTCGATATCCTCTGTCCTAAGGAATTTGTCGGAGATGCGATGAGTCAGATGACGCAGCGCGGCGGCATGGTACTCGGCATGGATTCAAAGCCGAATATCGATGTTGTTCATGCACAAGCGCCGATGGCGAAACTCTTCGGCTTTTCCACCGATTTACGTTCCGTTACGCAGGGCCGCGCCTCTTTTACGATGAGCTTTAGCCATTTTGAAATTAAAAAAGGCGGTCTCGGCAGCTAA